A single genomic interval of Asinibacterium sp. OR53 harbors:
- a CDS encoding endonuclease/exonuclease/phosphatase family protein — protein sequence MAKTLFRRAVKTTLIGINLLLVALFLLACLSPYLNPTHWWLIGFTGLIVPYLVLLLIFFLIGWLIAKPALALLPLVALCVGYRQLNVLFAWHPGSGINKPKKSNDLRVVDWNVQSFNGLSKNKETKKHIREEVAQTVLKLEPDVICMQEFNHASRSGNDADNLSLFTGRFPYYFFSKDYQRNNGEYQSGCIIFSKYPIVDTGRVRYPVAESLIYADIVKGTDTIRLFTTHLQSFKFKKGDYNDLEKIRTQDEEALMASKNIFVKMRLAFRRRGVQASLVREALDASPYPTILCGDFNDVPNSFTYFHIKDSWQDAFIKKGFGIGRSFISLAPTLRIDYILADKHFEVRQFDMVDEDLSDHIMLVSDLRLRK from the coding sequence ATGGCCAAGACCCTTTTTCGTCGCGCAGTAAAAACAACGCTTATCGGAATCAATCTTTTACTCGTTGCTTTGTTTTTATTAGCTTGTCTTTCGCCATACCTCAATCCCACACATTGGTGGTTGATAGGTTTTACCGGACTTATTGTTCCATACCTGGTTTTATTGCTGATATTTTTTCTGATTGGCTGGCTTATTGCGAAGCCGGCATTGGCGTTGCTGCCACTTGTTGCATTGTGTGTAGGCTACCGGCAACTCAATGTATTGTTTGCCTGGCATCCCGGATCGGGTATCAACAAACCTAAGAAAAGTAACGACCTGCGCGTGGTGGATTGGAACGTGCAGAGTTTTAACGGGCTGTCTAAAAACAAGGAAACAAAAAAACACATCCGCGAAGAAGTAGCGCAAACTGTGCTAAAGCTGGAGCCCGATGTGATTTGTATGCAGGAGTTCAACCATGCCAGTCGTTCAGGCAATGATGCCGATAATCTCTCGTTGTTCACCGGCCGTTTTCCTTATTATTTTTTTTCGAAAGACTACCAGCGTAACAACGGGGAGTACCAGTCGGGCTGCATCATCTTCTCTAAATATCCCATCGTAGACACGGGCAGGGTACGATACCCGGTGGCCGAAAGTCTTATTTACGCAGATATCGTAAAAGGGACCGATACCATACGACTGTTTACCACGCACCTGCAATCTTTCAAATTCAAAAAAGGCGACTACAACGACCTGGAGAAGATCCGCACGCAGGACGAAGAAGCACTAATGGCGTCTAAGAATATTTTTGTGAAGATGCGATTGGCCTTCCGCCGGAGGGGCGTACAGGCTTCCCTGGTGCGGGAAGCGCTGGATGCCAGTCCGTACCCCACCATTCTCTGCGGCGATTTCAATGATGTGCCCAACTCCTTCACTTATTTCCATATCAAGGACAGCTGGCAGGACGCCTTCATTAAAAAAGGCTTTGGTATTGGCCGCAGTTTCATTTCCTTGGCGCCCACATTACGGATCGATTATATCCTGGCCGATAAACATTTCGAAGTAAGGCAGTTCGATATGGTGGATGAAGACCTGAGCGATCATATTATGCTGGTATCCGATCTTCGTTTAAGAAAATAA
- a CDS encoding rhomboid family intramembrane serine protease, whose amino-acid sequence MQSMKSNRKILLGQDNNALVLLFAINMLLFAGIISLKIIYYLSGSTNELFYQQILNWLSLPASFGQLAGKPWTLLVYMFAHHGIWQLVNSMLWLWCFGYILQDLAGNNKLFPLYLYGGFIGGVLFLLSNNLVPVLARDLNNIAPMLGAGAAVMAIAVATTTLAPDYRIFPLINGGIPLWVLTLVYVAIDFATLAGSNAGIVIAHLGAGITGFFFIRQLRRGQDWSLWMMRLVSWIDDLFNPEKKHARKEGKGRLFYKSDRKPYTKTSHVSQQKLDAILDKINQHGYDQLTDEEKAFLEQASKEEL is encoded by the coding sequence ATGCAATCAATGAAAAGCAATCGCAAAATATTACTCGGACAAGACAACAATGCCCTGGTGCTGCTCTTTGCCATCAACATGCTACTGTTTGCCGGCATCATATCACTCAAGATCATTTATTATTTATCGGGCAGCACCAACGAATTATTTTACCAGCAGATACTCAACTGGCTTAGTCTCCCTGCTTCATTCGGACAACTGGCTGGCAAACCCTGGACCTTGCTGGTGTATATGTTTGCACACCATGGCATCTGGCAATTGGTAAACAGCATGCTGTGGCTGTGGTGCTTTGGATACATATTGCAGGACCTCGCCGGTAATAATAAACTGTTCCCTCTTTACCTCTATGGAGGATTTATCGGCGGTGTACTTTTTTTATTGAGTAATAACCTGGTGCCTGTGCTGGCCCGGGACCTGAACAATATAGCGCCTATGCTGGGCGCCGGGGCAGCCGTGATGGCCATTGCAGTAGCCACCACCACGCTCGCACCCGATTACCGCATCTTTCCCCTGATCAACGGAGGTATTCCGCTTTGGGTACTGACACTTGTTTATGTGGCGATAGATTTTGCCACCCTGGCCGGTTCGAATGCGGGCATTGTTATTGCACATTTAGGAGCAGGCATCACGGGTTTCTTTTTCATCAGGCAGTTGCGCAGGGGGCAGGACTGGTCTTTGTGGATGATGCGCCTGGTGAGTTGGATAGATGATCTTTTCAACCCGGAAAAAAAACATGCGAGGAAGGAAGGGAAAGGAAGACTGTTTTACAAATCAGACCGGAAGCCGTATACCAAAACGTCTCATGTTTCCCAGCAAAAACTAGATGCCATACTGGATAAAATCAACCAGCACGGATACGATCAGCTCACAGATGAAGAGAAAGCATTCCTGGAGCAGGCCAGCAAAGAAGAGTTGTAA
- a CDS encoding carboxymuconolactone decarboxylase family protein, which produces MSESIIQNETFSNLLNDLQLSDYAVSANAQALLDVDARYIRDLKINVGNVLNNTQYLNKKEALLLALAVAVNEKHTVLGEGFSRQALEAGANEGELAEIVACTSLMNTNNIFYRFRHFTNKEFYQNHPAGIKMSIMMNPVLGKEFFELVSLVISAVNGCELCVRSHEQSVLQHGSSEARVLEAVKLGAVLKGLITVLA; this is translated from the coding sequence ATGAGTGAATCCATCATACAAAATGAAACTTTCAGCAACCTGCTCAACGACCTGCAGTTGTCTGACTACGCCGTTTCTGCCAATGCACAGGCCCTGCTCGACGTGGATGCCAGATACATCCGCGACCTGAAGATCAATGTGGGCAATGTGCTCAACAACACACAATACCTGAACAAAAAGGAAGCATTGTTGCTGGCACTGGCGGTAGCCGTGAATGAAAAGCATACAGTGCTCGGAGAAGGTTTCTCGCGCCAGGCGCTCGAAGCCGGCGCCAATGAAGGCGAACTGGCAGAGATCGTTGCCTGTACATCGCTGATGAATACCAATAATATATTTTACCGTTTTCGCCATTTCACCAATAAAGAATTCTACCAGAACCATCCGGCCGGTATCAAAATGAGCATCATGATGAACCCGGTGTTGGGAAAAGAGTTCTTTGAACTGGTGAGCCTGGTGATCTCGGCAGTAAATGGTTGTGAGCTGTGCGTGAGATCGCATGAGCAATCTGTTTTACAGCATGGAAGCAGTGAAGCAAGGGTATTGGAAGCTGTTAAACTGGGCGCAGTGCTGAAGGGACTGATCACCGTACTGGCTTAG
- a CDS encoding outer membrane beta-barrel protein, with the protein MKKTLLLLLGVSLSILSIAQTETKTKKDWSKIDISSRSADHFMIQYGIDSWQGAPDSVRTSGFSRHFNFYFMLDKPFKTNPHFSVGLGAGIGTSNMFFHNTKVDIKSMASKLPFINQDSTDHFKKNKLTTIFLEAPVELRYYANPANPNKSWKAALGVKVGTLLKAYTKGKNLVNKNGASIYGPSYIVKEYDKRFIDGTMLAVTGRIGYGIISLDAGYQITSVLKDGVGPNMHKFSIGLTISGL; encoded by the coding sequence ATGAAAAAAACACTACTATTACTGCTGGGCGTTTCTCTGAGCATTTTATCTATTGCACAAACGGAAACAAAGACTAAGAAAGACTGGAGTAAGATAGATATCAGCAGCAGGTCGGCCGACCATTTCATGATCCAATATGGTATCGACAGCTGGCAAGGGGCTCCCGACAGCGTGAGGACCAGCGGTTTCAGCAGGCATTTCAACTTTTATTTCATGTTGGATAAGCCCTTCAAAACCAATCCTCATTTCAGCGTGGGACTCGGGGCGGGCATCGGTACCAGCAATATGTTCTTCCATAACACCAAGGTGGACATCAAATCAATGGCTTCCAAGCTGCCCTTCATCAACCAGGACAGTACAGATCATTTCAAAAAGAACAAGCTTACTACCATATTCCTGGAAGCGCCTGTTGAATTGCGCTACTATGCCAATCCCGCCAATCCCAACAAATCTTGGAAAGCGGCCCTGGGCGTGAAAGTGGGTACTTTGCTGAAGGCTTACACCAAGGGTAAGAACCTGGTGAACAAGAACGGCGCTTCTATTTATGGACCTTCTTATATTGTAAAAGAGTACGACAAACGTTTCATCGACGGCACCATGCTGGCGGTAACCGGCCGTATTGGTTATGGTATCATTTCGCTGGATGCGGGATACCAGATCACCAGCGTATTGAAAGACGGAGTGGGGCCGAATATGCACAAATTCTCTATCGGGCTTACCATCAGCGGGCTTTAA
- a CDS encoding rhomboid family intramembrane serine protease, whose protein sequence is MTEFRPSRFEILPTIIKNLLIINGLVFLAQNTIGKSPAIAAQLDDLFALHAWQSGLFRPWQLVTHMFMHGGFWHIVGNMFALWMFGSILENLWGSKRFLIFYFICGLGAAFIHLLFLSYELTPMMHDYASIVSRHSNGSAAALTDAIMQFGRKYQLQYAADPRLVSFIDANPGDTGIANQLFKVVTDYYEKNIDMATIGASGAVFGVLAAFVYLFPNTYIYLYFLVPIKAKWLGLIYFGYEVFYAFENSAGDNVARWAHIGGAIVGLLMVMTWNKTNKKTFY, encoded by the coding sequence ATGACAGAATTCAGGCCCAGCCGGTTTGAGATATTACCTACCATCATCAAAAACCTGCTCATCATCAACGGATTGGTTTTCCTGGCGCAGAATACGATAGGAAAGAGCCCGGCTATTGCTGCGCAGCTGGACGACCTTTTTGCACTGCATGCATGGCAAAGCGGTCTCTTCAGGCCCTGGCAGCTTGTTACGCACATGTTCATGCACGGCGGGTTCTGGCATATTGTTGGAAATATGTTTGCGCTGTGGATGTTTGGATCGATACTGGAGAACCTTTGGGGATCGAAGCGGTTCCTGATCTTTTACTTTATATGCGGACTGGGCGCAGCTTTCATACACCTGCTGTTCCTGAGCTATGAATTGACGCCCATGATGCACGACTATGCATCGATCGTGAGCCGCCATTCGAATGGAAGCGCTGCGGCATTAACAGATGCCATCATGCAATTTGGACGTAAATACCAATTGCAATATGCAGCGGATCCCAGACTCGTATCATTTATAGATGCCAATCCCGGTGACACCGGAATTGCCAATCAATTGTTCAAGGTGGTCACGGATTACTATGAAAAAAACATCGACATGGCCACGATCGGCGCCAGCGGCGCAGTGTTCGGAGTGCTCGCTGCTTTTGTGTACCTGTTCCCCAACACCTATATCTATCTCTATTTCCTGGTGCCTATCAAAGCCAAGTGGCTGGGACTGATCTACTTTGGATACGAAGTATTTTATGCTTTCGAGAATTCAGCAGGCGATAATGTGGCACGATGGGCGCATATTGGTGGCGCCATCGTTGGATTGTTGATGGTGATGACCTGGAACAAAACGAATAAAAAGACGTTTTATTAA
- the cysS gene encoding cysteine--tRNA ligase: MPLKVYNSLTREKETFIPINAPYVGMYVCGPTVSGESHLGHARPFITFDVIYRYLLYLGYKVRYVRNITDAGHFEEEGREAEDKISKKAVLEKLEPMELVQKYTNLYHWAMRRFNNLNPSIEPTATGHIIEQIEMIKKIIADGYAYEANGSVYFDVEKYNTDFSKKGQPYGILSGRILEDQLDTTRELDNQDEKRNKSDFALWKHAPAEHIMRWQSPWGEGFPGWHIECSAMSTKYLGEEFDIHGGGMDLVFPHHECEIAQSTVCNHKTPARYWLHNNMITINGKKMGKSYNNVIRLTELFSGSHPALTQAYHPMTIRFFILQSHYRGTLDFSNEALQAAEKAMKRLWEAYHWLQQSGICGADTAGDVALDEKVKKLADEFDEFMNDDFNTAKVLANMFELVSVINSIKDKHIAAESLSTTTVSLLQTQLKAYVEDIFGLQSERSADDGKLEGVLQLLIDIRKEAKTRKDFVTSDKIRNELAALGVQLKDEKGGGMSYTFS; the protein is encoded by the coding sequence ATGCCACTCAAAGTATATAATTCCCTGACCCGCGAAAAAGAAACGTTCATACCTATCAATGCACCTTATGTAGGCATGTATGTATGCGGACCCACCGTAAGCGGAGAAAGCCACCTGGGTCACGCCAGGCCTTTCATCACTTTTGATGTTATCTACCGTTATCTCCTATACCTGGGTTATAAAGTACGCTATGTGCGAAATATCACCGATGCCGGACATTTCGAAGAAGAAGGGCGCGAAGCGGAAGACAAGATCAGCAAGAAGGCCGTGCTCGAGAAACTGGAACCCATGGAGCTGGTGCAGAAATACACCAACCTCTATCATTGGGCCATGCGACGCTTCAACAACCTGAATCCCAGCATAGAGCCCACTGCTACAGGTCATATCATTGAGCAGATAGAAATGATCAAAAAGATCATTGCCGATGGGTATGCTTATGAAGCAAATGGTTCTGTGTACTTCGACGTAGAGAAATATAATACTGATTTTTCTAAAAAAGGGCAACCTTATGGCATATTGAGCGGCCGTATTTTGGAAGACCAGCTCGATACCACCCGCGAACTGGATAACCAGGATGAGAAGAGAAATAAAAGCGATTTCGCGTTGTGGAAACATGCGCCTGCCGAACACATCATGCGCTGGCAAAGTCCCTGGGGAGAAGGGTTTCCCGGCTGGCATATCGAGTGCTCGGCCATGAGTACCAAATACCTCGGAGAAGAGTTCGACATACACGGCGGCGGGATGGACCTCGTTTTCCCGCACCACGAATGTGAGATTGCGCAGAGCACGGTATGCAATCACAAGACCCCGGCCCGTTATTGGTTACACAATAACATGATCACCATCAACGGAAAAAAAATGGGTAAGAGTTATAACAATGTGATCCGGCTTACCGAACTGTTCAGCGGCTCGCATCCTGCACTCACACAGGCTTATCATCCCATGACCATCCGTTTCTTCATTTTGCAAAGCCATTACCGGGGCACACTCGATTTCAGCAATGAAGCCTTGCAGGCGGCGGAAAAAGCCATGAAGCGTTTGTGGGAAGCGTATCACTGGTTACAACAGTCGGGCATCTGCGGAGCCGATACGGCCGGTGATGTGGCACTGGATGAAAAAGTGAAGAAGCTGGCAGATGAGTTCGATGAATTCATGAACGATGACTTCAACACGGCAAAAGTGCTGGCCAATATGTTCGAACTGGTATCCGTGATCAATTCCATCAAGGACAAACATATAGCGGCCGAATCTTTATCAACCACTACAGTGTCGCTGCTACAAACACAACTAAAAGCCTATGTAGAAGACATCTTCGGATTGCAGAGCGAACGATCTGCCGACGATGGTAAACTCGAAGGCGTGCTGCAATTACTGATAGACATACGCAAGGAGGCCAAGACCCGTAAAGATTTTGTTACCAGCGATAAGATCCGGAATGAGCTGGCGGCGCTGGGCGTACAACTGAAAGATGAAAAAGGTGGTGGTATGAGTTATACCTTCAGTTAA
- a CDS encoding peroxiredoxin, which produces MSNRVLSIGNQFPAFKKKAVVSIEKGKEFVELTNGYATEKGKWTVMFWWPKDFTFVCPTEIAEFNKKHSEFTDRDAVLIGASTDSEFVHAAWRRDHNDLRDLKFPMLADTSKSLAEELGILDAEEKIAYRATFIIDPQGIVRWVSVYDLNVGRSVQEVIRVLDALQTDELCPCNWSKGEETLTTQLNLN; this is translated from the coding sequence ATGAGTAATAGGGTATTATCTATTGGAAACCAGTTTCCTGCATTCAAGAAAAAAGCAGTGGTTTCTATCGAGAAAGGAAAAGAGTTCGTTGAATTGACAAACGGGTATGCAACTGAAAAAGGCAAATGGACTGTTATGTTCTGGTGGCCTAAGGATTTTACTTTTGTTTGTCCGACCGAGATTGCCGAATTCAACAAAAAACACAGCGAATTCACCGACCGCGATGCGGTACTGATCGGCGCTTCTACCGATTCTGAATTTGTACACGCCGCCTGGAGAAGGGATCACAACGACCTGCGCGACCTGAAATTCCCCATGCTGGCCGATACTTCCAAATCACTGGCCGAAGAACTGGGTATCCTGGATGCAGAAGAGAAGATCGCATACCGCGCTACTTTCATCATCGACCCGCAGGGTATTGTTCGCTGGGTAAGTGTGTATGACCTGAATGTAGGCCGCAGCGTGCAGGAAGTGATCCGTGTACTGGATGCTTTGCAAACCGACGAACTCTGCCCTTGTAACTGGAGCAAAGGCGAAGAGACCCTCACCACACAGTTGAACCTGAATTAA
- a CDS encoding MerC domain-containing protein, with product MSIKINWDAFGIATSLACAIHCAILPLVLTSLPLFGVEIIENRWFEYLMIGIAFCVGSYALYHGRKKHHHSWLPFILFSIGIVFLVTKMIFHALQLWLLVPAVILIVTAHFLNYKLCRVHNHAHADDCSHESVI from the coding sequence ATGAGCATCAAAATCAACTGGGACGCATTCGGCATTGCCACTTCGCTGGCCTGCGCCATTCACTGTGCCATCCTGCCACTGGTATTGACAAGCTTACCTTTATTCGGGGTGGAGATCATTGAGAACCGTTGGTTCGAATACCTGATGATCGGGATTGCTTTTTGTGTGGGCAGCTACGCTTTATATCATGGGCGGAAAAAACACCACCATAGCTGGCTGCCCTTCATTCTTTTCAGTATAGGTATAGTGTTCTTGGTTACCAAGATGATCTTTCATGCGCTCCAGCTTTGGTTGCTGGTGCCTGCCGTGATCCTGATCGTTACCGCTCATTTTCTGAACTATAAACTTTGCCGGGTACACAACCACGCGCATGCCGATGATTGCAGCCACGAATCTGTGATCTGA
- the rlmD gene encoding 23S rRNA (uracil(1939)-C(5))-methyltransferase RlmD, producing the protein MVQDYAAEGKSLSRVDGKVIFIEGAVPGDVVDIRLSKNKSDWAEGQAIQIKTPSPTRVTPFCSHFGVCGGCQWQMLPYEQQLVYKQKQVTDNLQRIGRISLPPISPIIGADATTGYRNKMEYTFATRKFIPADEFQQMKAAGLSWESQPGAAGFHVRGFFDRVVEIDTCYLQEEPTNQLRKAAARFAIEEELPFYDIKQHQGWLRNMLVRNTTTGELMVNLVFGYEDTGARKKLLDQLLHDFPQITTLLYTINTKKNDSLYDLDSKVYHGKGYIIETLEDFRFKISPKSFFQTNTRQAEKLYRVTRDFAELDGSQVVYDLYCGTGSIGIFVSKGAQKVVGVEAVADAIADAKENAQLNGLAHTAFFTGDVIDICDDAFFTTHGQPDVVITDPPRAGMHEKLVKKLLDIAAPTVVYVSCNPATQARDLGLLDEKYRVEKIQPVDMFPHTLHIENVVQLKLKDQ; encoded by the coding sequence TTGGTACAGGACTATGCCGCTGAAGGAAAATCTTTGTCGCGCGTGGATGGAAAAGTGATATTTATTGAAGGTGCTGTGCCCGGAGATGTAGTAGACATCAGGTTATCAAAGAACAAATCCGACTGGGCCGAAGGCCAGGCCATCCAGATCAAAACACCATCACCCACCCGTGTAACACCTTTTTGTTCGCATTTCGGTGTTTGCGGAGGTTGCCAGTGGCAGATGCTGCCTTACGAACAACAACTCGTGTACAAACAAAAACAGGTAACAGATAACCTGCAACGCATTGGCAGGATCAGTTTGCCACCCATTTCACCCATCATCGGCGCCGATGCTACTACCGGCTACCGGAACAAGATGGAATATACTTTCGCTACACGCAAATTCATCCCTGCAGATGAGTTCCAGCAAATGAAAGCAGCAGGTCTTTCCTGGGAATCGCAACCCGGCGCTGCAGGTTTTCATGTGAGGGGGTTTTTCGACAGGGTAGTGGAGATTGATACCTGTTACCTGCAGGAAGAACCCACCAATCAATTACGCAAAGCAGCCGCACGGTTTGCCATAGAAGAGGAACTTCCTTTTTACGATATCAAACAACACCAGGGCTGGTTGCGCAATATGCTGGTGCGCAATACGACTACCGGTGAACTGATGGTGAACCTGGTATTCGGATATGAAGATACAGGCGCCAGAAAAAAATTACTCGATCAACTCTTGCATGATTTTCCGCAGATCACCACTTTATTATATACCATCAATACGAAAAAGAACGACAGTCTCTACGATCTCGACTCCAAAGTGTATCATGGCAAAGGGTATATAATAGAAACACTGGAAGATTTCAGGTTCAAGATCAGTCCCAAGTCGTTTTTCCAGACCAATACCCGCCAGGCCGAAAAATTATACAGGGTAACGCGCGATTTCGCGGAGCTCGATGGAAGCCAGGTAGTGTACGACCTGTATTGCGGCACCGGCAGTATTGGTATTTTTGTAAGCAAAGGAGCGCAGAAAGTAGTGGGTGTGGAAGCTGTGGCCGATGCCATTGCCGACGCTAAAGAAAATGCACAACTGAACGGCCTGGCCCATACTGCTTTTTTCACGGGCGATGTGATCGATATATGCGACGATGCTTTCTTTACCACCCATGGCCAGCCCGATGTGGTGATCACCGATCCGCCAAGGGCGGGCATGCATGAAAAGCTCGTTAAAAAACTACTGGATATTGCAGCCCCCACCGTGGTTTATGTAAGTTGCAATCCGGCAACACAGGCGCGCGACCTGGGATTGCTGGATGAAAAGTACCGGGTAGAAAAAATACAGCCGGTTGACATGTTCCCGCATACCTTGCACATAGAAAACGTTGTACAGTTAAAATTGAAGGATCAATGA
- a CDS encoding redoxin domain-containing protein has translation MNRISIFLIFLCSGLSLAAQKKTVPVKPQVTTNGRNINITLTPLKNCKVYLGSYMGKGKALVDSAMLNDKSQGVFRGANKLTGGIYFVVSPQLTIQFELLMDDKQHFSIAADTALKEQAVITGSFDNDLFKTYSEISTAQGKKIQQYEASYHAARTGADSAAARAELVKADKAIRQYQSDIIAKYPQSLLAMLFNTMKRPTAPAIPIVNGKADSLYPYRFVKEHYWDDVNFNDDRLLRTPFFELKLDEYFKYYVSPEPDSIIAEVKYILLYARTGKEIYPYLLTKFTNKYMNPEFMGQDKVFVYLFENFYAKGDTVLLNQASRKTVTERAYFLMANQIGQPAPTLNLSDTTGKAVSLYAIQAPFTMIAFWDPNCGHCKEEIPRLDSLYKAKWRNMGVKVLSVNIYENEIPSWKKFIAAKSLSSDWLQAYETKEAKEATEKSGQANYRQLFDIIKTPTFYLLDKDKHIIAKQLSLEQFDDILKIKTK, from the coding sequence ATGAATCGTATCAGCATCTTTTTGATCTTCCTTTGTTCGGGTCTTTCGCTTGCAGCACAGAAAAAAACAGTGCCTGTTAAGCCCCAGGTTACTACCAACGGACGCAATATCAATATCACCCTTACCCCGCTTAAGAACTGCAAAGTGTACCTCGGCAGCTATATGGGCAAAGGTAAGGCGCTGGTTGACTCCGCTATGCTGAACGATAAAAGCCAGGGGGTATTTCGCGGTGCCAACAAACTCACAGGGGGCATTTATTTCGTGGTATCGCCGCAACTCACCATTCAGTTTGAATTATTGATGGATGACAAGCAGCATTTTTCCATTGCAGCCGATACCGCACTCAAAGAACAGGCAGTCATCACCGGTTCTTTCGATAACGATCTTTTCAAAACCTATTCAGAAATATCCACGGCACAGGGCAAAAAGATCCAGCAGTACGAAGCCAGCTATCACGCCGCAAGGACTGGTGCCGATTCCGCCGCTGCAAGGGCCGAGTTGGTCAAAGCCGATAAAGCAATCCGTCAATACCAGTCGGACATCATTGCAAAATATCCCCAGTCGCTGCTGGCCATGCTGTTCAATACTATGAAGCGGCCTACGGCGCCGGCCATTCCCATTGTAAATGGCAAGGCTGATTCGTTGTATCCTTATCGTTTTGTAAAAGAACATTATTGGGATGATGTGAATTTCAACGACGACCGCCTGCTGCGCACGCCATTCTTTGAACTCAAGCTTGATGAATATTTTAAATACTATGTATCTCCCGAACCCGACTCTATTATTGCAGAAGTGAAATACATATTACTATATGCCAGAACAGGTAAAGAGATTTATCCTTACCTGCTCACCAAGTTCACCAACAAATACATGAATCCCGAATTCATGGGGCAGGACAAAGTATTTGTGTATCTCTTCGAAAATTTTTATGCCAAGGGAGATACCGTGCTGCTGAACCAGGCTTCGCGTAAAACGGTTACGGAGCGGGCTTATTTCCTGATGGCCAACCAGATCGGCCAGCCCGCGCCCACACTCAACCTCAGCGATACCACGGGCAAAGCCGTGTCTTTGTATGCTATCCAGGCGCCTTTTACCATGATCGCTTTCTGGGACCCTAACTGTGGGCATTGCAAGGAAGAAATTCCACGGCTCGATTCATTATATAAGGCCAAGTGGAGAAACATGGGCGTGAAAGTGTTATCGGTGAATATTTATGAGAATGAAATTCCTTCCTGGAAAAAATTCATAGCGGCCAAGAGCTTATCATCCGACTGGCTGCAGGCTTACGAAACAAAAGAAGCTAAAGAAGCCACCGAAAAATCAGGACAGGCTAATTACCGTCAGTTATTCGACATCATCAAGACCCCTACTTTCTACCTGCTCGACAAAGACAAACACATCATTGCAAAGCAACTCAGCCTGGAGCAGTTCGATGATATTTTGAAAATAAAAACGAAGTAA